A DNA window from Gillisia sp. Hel1_33_143 contains the following coding sequences:
- a CDS encoding restriction endonuclease: MDLSKLHIIKASGESVLFSADSVAHSLKHAGAGDLIIKEILDTLKLEMYEGISTKEIYNRAFKLLKAKSNCLASKYKLKKAIYELGPTGFPFEKFIAALFKNLGYEVTVGKVLPGLCVKHEIDVIATKGKETLFMECKFHGDQGRNCDVKIPMYVDSRFRDLQNHNEQKSSTNKHEFTQGWVVTNTRFTADALAYGKCSNIKLLSWDTPKGNGIKDRIDHTGLYPITVSNLLTKREKQFLLSRDVVLCKELINDKFYLDHLGISSLRKQKIVLEMKELCLGSIKN, translated from the coding sequence ATGGATCTCTCTAAGTTACATATTATAAAAGCATCAGGAGAAAGCGTTCTTTTTTCTGCAGATAGTGTTGCGCACTCTTTAAAGCATGCCGGTGCTGGTGATTTGATTATAAAAGAGATCCTAGATACTTTAAAGCTAGAAATGTATGAAGGTATTTCAACTAAAGAAATATATAATCGGGCCTTTAAATTACTTAAAGCTAAGAGCAATTGCCTTGCTTCAAAATATAAACTAAAAAAAGCGATATATGAACTTGGTCCAACAGGTTTCCCGTTTGAAAAGTTTATAGCTGCACTATTTAAAAATTTGGGTTATGAAGTTACTGTGGGCAAGGTGTTACCAGGATTATGCGTAAAGCATGAAATAGATGTTATAGCCACTAAAGGCAAGGAGACCTTATTTATGGAATGTAAATTTCATGGAGACCAGGGTAGAAATTGTGATGTAAAGATCCCTATGTATGTAGATTCCAGATTTCGAGATCTTCAGAATCATAATGAGCAAAAATCATCCACTAACAAACATGAATTCACTCAAGGCTGGGTAGTTACCAATACTAGGTTTACAGCAGATGCCTTGGCTTATGGAAAATGTTCAAATATTAAATTATTGAGCTGGGACACTCCCAAAGGAAACGGAATAAAAGATAGAATAGACCATACCGGACTTTATCCTATTACAGTTTCTAATTTGCTTACTAAAAGAGAAAAACAATTTTTATTAAGTAGAGATGTAGTACTCTGCAAAGAGCTAATTAACGATAAATTCTATCTAGACCATCTTGGTATTTCGAGCTTGCGCAAGCAAAAAATAGTACTAGAGATGAAAGAATTATGTCTAGGTTCTATTAAAAACTAA
- a CDS encoding universal stress protein, giving the protein MKNILLPTDFSENAWNAIIYAITLYKDEACNFYFLHAYDVNDYHDSSKLTPIPAKEALKKALDLANHDLQRLMEILKITYHNPLHVFHSLAENKSLIAAISSEINSKEYECIVIGTQGSTGAYQTLYGSNTIAIMEQIKNCPILAIPSHVAFSGLSEIVLVNGYKNSQKKNDLKYLIKLANETNASIRMLYIDEGSGLSENQKKNKSLLDAHLENVPHSFHSLAHVSVPVGIYCFTESRGSDMIAFINKKHSFFENLLFTHLYRDVGKYALIPVLVLHKKS; this is encoded by the coding sequence ATGAAAAACATTCTCCTTCCTACAGATTTTTCTGAAAATGCATGGAATGCTATCATTTACGCCATCACACTTTATAAAGATGAGGCTTGTAATTTCTATTTTCTACACGCTTATGATGTAAACGATTATCATGATTCTAGCAAGCTTACTCCCATTCCGGCCAAAGAAGCACTTAAAAAAGCCTTAGATCTTGCCAATCATGACTTGCAGCGATTAATGGAGATCTTGAAGATCACTTACCACAATCCTTTACACGTTTTCCATAGCCTTGCAGAGAACAAAAGTCTTATTGCTGCCATATCTTCTGAAATTAATTCTAAAGAATACGAATGTATAGTAATTGGAACTCAAGGTAGTACGGGCGCATATCAAACGCTTTATGGAAGTAATACCATAGCAATAATGGAGCAAATTAAGAACTGTCCCATACTAGCTATACCCTCTCATGTTGCTTTTTCAGGTTTAAGCGAAATTGTTCTGGTAAATGGCTATAAAAACTCACAGAAAAAAAATGATCTTAAATATCTAATAAAACTAGCTAATGAGACCAATGCTTCTATACGTATGTTATATATAGACGAAGGCAGTGGGTTGAGTGAAAATCAGAAGAAAAATAAAAGTTTATTAGATGCCCATCTGGAAAATGTTCCACACAGTTTTCATTCTCTGGCACATGTAAGCGTACCTGTAGGTATTTATTGCTTTACAGAAAGTAGAGGTAGTGATATGATTGCATTCATTAATAAGAAGCATAGTTTTTTTGAAAACCTACTCTTTACGCATTTATATAGAGATGTTGGAAAATATGCTTTGATACCTGTTTTGGTACTTCACAAAAAATCATAA
- a CDS encoding MBL fold metallo-hydrolase RNA specificity domain-containing protein gives MDAVKVHFLGASQTVTGSKYLLETPELNILIDCGMFQGLKELRLLNWEKFPFPPEKIDLILLTHGHLDHTGYLPKLWQQGFTGAIIGSAPTLEIASIILRDSAKIQEEDAARANENGTSIHDPAKPFYTIKDAEATIKLFQQANMETWMVLNSQIKVRFKKNGHILGATFIELKISEKVFLFSGDIGRVKDRLLEAPEKPDWADFLFLESTYGNRLHAEEDVEAKLIQCIKEVLVNKGNLIVPSFAVERLQTLMYILWKLFEQNKIPNIPICIDSPMANKVFCVFEQYTSWHKISLEELEHMKQHFNIITSYKDTWKTVDDTRSKIIIAGSGMVSGGRVLTYLKYLISKPETIVVLVGYQAEGTRGRTLKEGGKEIKIYGKYYEVNAKIENIESLSAHADQAEILDWVSDIKNIPERTFLIHGERIALDALRLKIKDTLQWKVYIPHLYEVVELSV, from the coding sequence ATGGATGCTGTAAAAGTTCATTTTCTAGGTGCCTCCCAAACTGTCACCGGTTCTAAATATCTTTTGGAAACTCCAGAGTTAAACATTCTTATAGACTGCGGTATGTTTCAGGGGTTGAAAGAGCTTAGGTTATTAAATTGGGAAAAATTTCCTTTCCCTCCAGAAAAAATAGATCTCATATTACTCACCCATGGCCATCTAGATCATACCGGATATTTACCTAAACTATGGCAACAAGGCTTTACAGGGGCTATAATTGGCTCTGCACCAACGTTAGAAATTGCCTCCATCATTCTTAGAGACAGTGCAAAGATACAAGAGGAAGATGCAGCAAGAGCTAATGAAAATGGAACGAGTATTCACGATCCTGCTAAGCCTTTCTATACCATAAAAGATGCAGAAGCTACCATTAAATTATTTCAGCAAGCTAATATGGAAACATGGATGGTACTAAATAGCCAGATCAAAGTTCGATTTAAAAAGAACGGCCATATTTTGGGAGCTACTTTTATAGAACTAAAAATTAGCGAGAAGGTATTCCTATTCTCCGGAGATATAGGTAGAGTAAAAGATAGATTATTAGAGGCTCCAGAGAAACCAGACTGGGCAGACTTTTTATTTTTAGAGAGTACTTATGGAAATAGACTTCATGCTGAAGAAGATGTGGAGGCTAAATTAATACAATGTATAAAAGAAGTTCTAGTAAATAAAGGGAACCTTATCGTCCCTAGTTTTGCAGTAGAAAGATTACAAACCCTTATGTATATTCTATGGAAACTTTTTGAGCAAAATAAAATTCCTAATATTCCCATATGTATTGATAGCCCTATGGCCAACAAGGTTTTTTGCGTATTTGAACAATACACTTCATGGCACAAAATCTCTTTAGAAGAATTAGAGCACATGAAGCAGCATTTTAACATTATTACCTCCTATAAGGATACTTGGAAAACCGTGGATGATACTCGCTCAAAGATTATAATTGCAGGGAGTGGTATGGTCTCGGGCGGTAGAGTGCTCACTTATTTAAAATACCTTATCTCTAAACCGGAAACCATTGTGGTCTTAGTGGGATACCAAGCTGAAGGAACTAGAGGAAGAACTTTAAAAGAAGGTGGGAAAGAGATAAAGATCTATGGGAAATATTATGAAGTAAATGCAAAGATTGAAAATATAGAGAGTTTGTCTGCTCATGCAGATCAGGCGGAGATATTAGATTGGGTAAGTGATATCAAGAATATTCCTGAAAGAACCTTTTTGATTCATGGAGAACGCATTGCCTTAGACGCTTTAAGGCTTAAAATAAAGGATACGCTACAATGGAAAGTGTACATTCCCCATCTATATGAAGTTGTTGAATTATCTGTCTAA
- the proC gene encoding pyrroline-5-carboxylate reductase gives MKVLVIGAGNMGLTYAEGMSKSSLLNRHNLMIFDKSPELLVSLNKLDHFDVYDDIEACLPKADVVFLAVKPYHCEELFKEIKPLVHSDQIVVSIMAGVTLKTIQDGLGLEKVVRAMPNLPAQVGKGVTSYTAAKKVSRIELLMVRNLLDTTGESIHVGTENFIDASTGISGSGPAYVFYFMQSMLEAALKMGFSKNDSKVLVSQTFEGAVELFNKSDLSPNTWMERVASKGGTTRAALDSMEDNNVKELIKDAAYAAFDRAVELGKE, from the coding sequence ATGAAAGTATTAGTAATTGGAGCAGGAAATATGGGGCTGACCTATGCAGAAGGTATGTCAAAATCTAGTTTGTTGAACAGGCATAACTTAATGATATTCGATAAATCTCCTGAGCTATTAGTATCACTTAACAAATTAGATCATTTTGATGTTTATGATGACATTGAAGCCTGCTTACCAAAAGCAGACGTGGTGTTTCTGGCAGTAAAGCCATATCACTGTGAAGAATTATTTAAAGAAATCAAACCTTTAGTTCATTCAGACCAAATAGTTGTATCTATTATGGCTGGTGTAACACTAAAGACTATACAAGATGGACTTGGTCTAGAGAAAGTGGTTAGAGCAATGCCTAATCTACCTGCGCAGGTAGGAAAAGGAGTTACCTCTTATACCGCTGCTAAGAAAGTATCGAGGATAGAACTTCTAATGGTAAGAAACCTTTTAGATACCACTGGAGAATCTATTCACGTAGGAACAGAGAATTTTATTGATGCCTCTACAGGAATATCCGGAAGTGGTCCTGCATATGTATTTTACTTTATGCAATCTATGTTAGAAGCTGCCTTAAAAATGGGATTCTCTAAAAATGACTCTAAAGTTTTGGTAAGCCAGACTTTTGAAGGTGCAGTAGAGCTATTTAATAAGTCTGATCTTTCTCCAAACACTTGGATGGAACGTGTAGCATCAAAAGGAGGAACCACTCGAGCTGCTCTAGATTCTATGGAAGATAACAATGTAAAAGAATTAATTAAAGATGCCGCATATGCAGCTTTCGATAGAGCGGTAGAGTTAGGTAAAGAGTAA
- a CDS encoding universal stress protein, with amino-acid sequence MKKKILIPTDFSRTAWNALIYATDLFKDDKCTFYILNAFQLYHLTTDSILPPQPGHKAYEQARENSEKGLEQLMDAITIRSDNDNHKFEMISTYNSVFEAVRTTVENKKIDLLMMGTLGENSSDKFLYGSNSVDVMEKLRDCPVIVVPQTIQLKEHSRKEVVFATNFKSSVASHELNELLEVASKLKAAIRVLHIQKKDNLSKEQEKNKKELQEYLKDVVHTFHTLTDIPLVTGIHSFIESRNSDMLALINKKQGFLASIFSKTLVHEIGFKPHVPLLVMHHKK; translated from the coding sequence ATGAAAAAGAAAATACTTATACCAACAGATTTCTCCAGAACCGCATGGAATGCTTTAATATATGCTACAGACTTATTTAAAGATGATAAATGTACCTTCTATATTTTGAATGCTTTCCAGCTTTATCATTTAACTACAGATAGTATTTTACCCCCACAGCCAGGACATAAGGCATATGAGCAAGCTAGAGAAAATTCAGAAAAAGGCCTAGAGCAACTAATGGATGCGATAACTATAAGATCAGATAATGATAATCATAAATTTGAAATGATATCTACCTATAACAGCGTTTTTGAAGCTGTTAGAACCACCGTAGAGAATAAGAAAATAGATCTCTTGATGATGGGAACGCTAGGAGAAAATTCATCAGACAAATTCTTATACGGTAGTAATTCTGTAGATGTAATGGAAAAATTAAGAGATTGCCCGGTAATAGTGGTTCCTCAAACCATTCAACTTAAAGAACATTCCAGAAAAGAAGTAGTATTTGCTACCAATTTCAAATCTTCTGTAGCATCTCATGAACTTAATGAATTGCTAGAGGTAGCTTCAAAATTAAAAGCTGCTATTAGAGTATTACATATTCAGAAGAAAGATAATCTAAGCAAAGAACAAGAGAAAAATAAAAAAGAACTTCAAGAATATTTAAAAGATGTAGTGCATACTTTCCACACTTTAACAGACATTCCACTGGTTACCGGAATACATTCTTTCATAGAAAGTAGAAATTCTGATATGCTAGCGCTAATCAATAAAAAACAAGGTTTTCTAGCCTCTATTTTTTCTAAAACTTTAGTGCATGAAATTGGCTTTAAGCCACATGTACCTCTATTGGTAATGCATCACAAAAAATAA
- a CDS encoding universal stress protein: MKKILLPTDFSENAYNAIDYAINLFKNVECTFYLLNTYTPVLYDTEYILYSPSQISLDEIYKINSESGLTRVEKRIRADYNNPKHTIKKIAAFNILTDEIKEQVADKNIDLVVMGTKGATGAAQILFGSNTVHVIKRSPCLLLAIPSQFKFKPVHSILFPTDFEIDYSILPFKFLDLLSDNYQSQLNILHVIFGTGMEQDQERGKNQLIEKIDHYAHKFYTVNNKSVPQAIYDFQNENETDLLLMINNHHSFFENLLFRPVINEIGFHVKTPFLIIPANEHKH; the protein is encoded by the coding sequence ATTCTTCTTCCAACAGATTTTTCTGAAAACGCTTATAACGCTATAGATTATGCAATAAATCTCTTTAAAAATGTAGAATGCACCTTCTATCTTCTAAATACCTATACACCTGTTTTATATGATACAGAATATATTTTATACAGTCCCAGCCAGATAAGTTTGGATGAAATTTACAAAATAAACTCAGAAAGTGGATTAACCAGAGTAGAAAAGCGAATTAGAGCAGATTATAACAATCCAAAACATACTATTAAAAAGATAGCTGCTTTTAATATTCTTACAGATGAAATAAAGGAACAGGTAGCAGATAAGAATATAGATCTTGTAGTTATGGGAACTAAAGGTGCTACGGGAGCTGCTCAAATTTTATTCGGGTCTAATACAGTACATGTTATAAAAAGGTCTCCTTGTCTATTATTAGCAATTCCTTCTCAGTTCAAATTTAAACCTGTTCACAGCATATTATTTCCAACAGATTTTGAGATAGATTACAGCATATTGCCTTTTAAATTTCTAGATCTACTTTCAGACAATTACCAATCTCAATTGAATATTTTACATGTCATCTTTGGAACAGGCATGGAGCAAGATCAGGAACGAGGTAAAAATCAATTGATAGAAAAAATTGATCACTATGCTCATAAATTTTATACGGTCAATAATAAAAGCGTACCACAGGCTATCTATGATTTTCAAAATGAAAATGAAACAGATCTCCTGTTAATGATCAATAATCATCACTCTTTTTTCGAAAATTTACTCTTTAGACCTGTTATTAATGAAATTGGTTTTCATGTTAAAACACCCTTCCTAATTATACCTGCAAATGAACATAAACATTAG